Proteins found in one Streptomyces sp. CB09001 genomic segment:
- a CDS encoding CPBP family intramembrane glutamic endopeptidase has product MSTTHTAAPQPTRRQGARFLRSPLGWMLTGAVGVGLASSLASVGGVVAVVGSAVAVVIYWAVMRHVARRDVPEIAKPGAVTHALAGSAIGFAFITVSMLTLLTEFSFTERSGDALSIVASMAAMQLGAAVTEELIFRGLALQALEKMWGSWAALTTTAALFGLLHLANPDATLWSSTAIAVEAGVLLGAAFLWTRNIWFVVGLHCAWNTTLGLIGIPVSGHASEGLMITNPTGPDLVTGGDFGLEASIVPVVVSLLMAIPMLIAAHRRGNLVPMARGRR; this is encoded by the coding sequence AGGGTGCCCGGTTCCTCCGGTCTCCCCTCGGCTGGATGCTGACCGGGGCAGTGGGTGTGGGCCTGGCCTCCAGCCTGGCCTCCGTGGGTGGAGTGGTGGCCGTCGTGGGCTCGGCCGTGGCGGTCGTCATCTACTGGGCGGTCATGCGCCACGTCGCCCGGCGGGACGTGCCGGAGATCGCGAAGCCGGGGGCCGTGACCCACGCGTTGGCCGGCTCCGCGATCGGCTTCGCGTTCATCACCGTGTCGATGCTCACGCTCCTCACCGAGTTCTCGTTCACCGAACGGTCCGGTGACGCCCTGTCGATCGTGGCGAGCATGGCCGCGATGCAGCTCGGTGCCGCCGTGACCGAGGAACTGATCTTCCGCGGCCTCGCCCTCCAGGCGCTGGAGAAGATGTGGGGCAGCTGGGCGGCTCTGACGACCACCGCGGCGCTGTTCGGCCTACTCCACCTGGCCAACCCGGACGCCACACTGTGGAGCTCGACCGCGATCGCCGTCGAGGCCGGCGTCCTCCTCGGTGCCGCGTTCCTGTGGACGCGCAACATCTGGTTCGTCGTGGGCCTGCACTGCGCCTGGAACACCACCCTGGGCCTCATCGGCATCCCGGTCTCCGGCCACGCCTCGGAGGGTCTGATGATCACCAACCCGACCGGCCCCGACCTGGTGACCGGCGGAGACTTCGGCCTGGAGGCGTCGATCGTGCCCGTCGTCGTCAGCCTGCTGATGGCGATCCCGATGCTCATCGCCGCCCACCGGCGCGGCAACCTGGTCCCCATGGCCCGCGGGCGGCGCTGA
- a CDS encoding glutamate decarboxylase translates to MPLHHGPHPPQDGDRERRRLAVNPFYATADPLGGMTEAPPTHRLPDTPLPPSTAYRLVHDELMLDGNARLNLATFVTTWMEPQAGVLMSECRDKNMIDKDEYPRTAELERRCVAMLADLWHAPDPEAAVGCSTTGSSEACMLAGMALKRRWALRNADRYPAKDVRPNLVMGVNVQVCWDKFCNFWEVEARQVPMEGDRFHLDPQAAAELCDENTIGVVGILGSTFDGSYEPIADLCAALDALQERTGLDIPVHVDGASGGMVAPFLDEGLVWDFRLPRVASINTSGHKYGLVYPGVGWALWRDAQALPEELVFRVNYLGGDMPTFALNFSRPGAQVVAQYYTFLRLGREGYRAVQQSARDIAGALAGRVEALGDFRLLTRGDQLPVFAFTTADDVTAYDVFDVSRRLREGGWLVPAYTFPPHREDLSVLRVVCRNGFSTDMADLLLADLERLLPELRRQPGPLTRDKGAATGFHH, encoded by the coding sequence ATGCCACTGCACCACGGGCCCCACCCGCCGCAGGACGGCGACCGGGAGCGGCGCCGGCTCGCCGTGAACCCGTTCTACGCGACGGCGGACCCCCTCGGCGGCATGACCGAGGCCCCGCCCACGCACCGTCTCCCCGACACTCCCCTGCCGCCGTCGACGGCGTACCGCCTCGTGCACGACGAGCTGATGCTCGACGGCAACGCACGGCTCAACCTGGCCACCTTCGTCACCACCTGGATGGAGCCGCAGGCCGGGGTGCTGATGAGTGAGTGCCGCGACAAGAACATGATCGACAAGGACGAGTACCCGCGCACCGCCGAGCTGGAGCGTCGCTGCGTGGCGATGCTCGCCGACCTGTGGCACGCGCCCGACCCGGAGGCGGCCGTGGGCTGCTCGACGACCGGGTCGAGCGAGGCGTGCATGCTGGCCGGGATGGCGCTGAAGCGGCGCTGGGCGCTGCGCAACGCCGACCGGTATCCGGCGAAGGACGTGCGGCCCAATCTCGTGATGGGCGTGAACGTCCAGGTCTGCTGGGACAAGTTCTGCAACTTCTGGGAGGTGGAGGCCCGCCAGGTCCCGATGGAGGGCGACCGCTTCCATCTGGACCCGCAGGCCGCCGCCGAGCTGTGCGACGAGAACACCATCGGGGTCGTCGGCATCCTGGGCTCCACCTTCGACGGGTCCTACGAGCCGATCGCGGACCTGTGCGCGGCCCTGGACGCCCTCCAGGAGCGGACCGGACTCGACATCCCGGTGCACGTCGACGGGGCATCGGGCGGGATGGTCGCGCCCTTCCTGGACGAGGGCCTGGTGTGGGACTTCCGGCTGCCGAGGGTCGCCTCGATCAACACCTCGGGGCACAAGTACGGGCTGGTCTACCCGGGGGTCGGCTGGGCGCTGTGGCGGGACGCGCAGGCCCTTCCGGAGGAGCTGGTGTTCCGGGTCAACTACCTGGGCGGCGACATGCCGACCTTCGCGCTGAACTTCTCCCGGCCGGGTGCGCAGGTGGTCGCGCAGTACTACACCTTCCTGCGGCTGGGCCGCGAGGGCTACCGGGCCGTACAGCAGTCCGCGCGGGACATCGCGGGCGCCCTCGCCGGGCGGGTGGAGGCGCTCGGCGACTTCCGGCTGCTCACGCGCGGCGACCAGCTGCCCGTGTTCGCCTTCACGACGGCCGACGACGTGACGGCGTACGACGTCTTCGACGTGTCCCGGCGGCTGCGGGAGGGCGGCTGGCTGGTGCCGGCGTACACCTTCCCGCCGCACCGCGAGGACCTGTCGGTACTCCGGGTGGTGTGCCGCAACGGCTTCTCGACCGACATGGCGGACCTGCTGCTGGCCGATCTGGAGCGGCTGCTCCCGGAACTGCGACGCCAGCCCGGCCCGCTGACCCGGGACAAGGGGGCGGCGACCGGGTTCCACCACTGA
- a CDS encoding TetR/AcrR family transcriptional regulator produces the protein MAPPDTRTQILAAAEHLFAERGYRGTSVRAITDLAGANLAAVGYHFGSKAELLAAVARRVIEPINAAQCAGLDRLLARTPDPAVAELVEAFMGPLFDEMPAGDEGGARTSRLIVTILSDPAEEVRSWTGPAEDTVRERYLAAFGRALPGLSPEELRFRMRGILAVTTVDRVEVYQQPSPDCQSQVAGEAARHWAITFLTAAMSAPPTET, from the coding sequence ATGGCGCCACCTGACACCCGCACCCAGATCCTCGCCGCGGCCGAACACCTCTTCGCCGAGCGCGGTTACCGCGGCACTTCGGTCCGCGCGATCACCGACCTCGCCGGAGCGAACCTGGCCGCTGTTGGGTACCACTTCGGCTCGAAGGCAGAACTCCTGGCGGCGGTCGCCCGCCGCGTGATCGAGCCCATCAACGCCGCGCAGTGCGCCGGGCTCGACCGACTGCTCGCCAGGACCCCGGACCCCGCGGTCGCCGAACTGGTGGAGGCATTCATGGGGCCGCTGTTCGACGAGATGCCGGCCGGTGACGAGGGTGGTGCCCGGACATCCCGGCTGATCGTGACGATCCTCAGCGACCCGGCCGAGGAGGTGCGCAGCTGGACCGGTCCGGCCGAGGACACGGTCCGTGAGCGCTACCTGGCGGCCTTCGGGCGCGCACTGCCCGGCCTTTCCCCGGAGGAGCTGCGGTTCCGGATGCGGGGGATCCTCGCCGTGACGACGGTGGACCGCGTCGAGGTCTACCAGCAGCCCTCCCCGGACTGCCAGTCCCAGGTGGCCGGCGAGGCAGCCCGGCACTGGGCGATCACGTTCCTGACGGCGGCGATGAGCGCACCACCGACGGAGACCTGA
- a CDS encoding 2-dehydropantoate 2-reductase N-terminal domain-containing protein — protein MKLLVYGAGVLGSLFSARLHEAGHDVSLLARGKRLAALRRHGVQLAEEDSPAVRRVPVPVVEHPAGGYDLIAVFVRTHQVDAVLESLAGLEGDVLFLLNWAAGAEPLGAVIGPERVLLGFGTAGGTMDGDVVRYRAPNFMTRRIATPIGEPDGRTTPRLERIVAAFRTTGINARAEPKMDAWLKTHAAFEVPLGQAVHTAGGPVALADDPDAVRGMLRLMRQNLAAMPTPPVPRGFAALQTLPEGLLVATLRRFLRSPTAVHSGLSDASPATVAELARLAEQIRAHTRIR, from the coding sequence ATGAAACTGCTCGTATACGGCGCCGGGGTTCTCGGCAGCCTGTTCTCCGCCCGCCTGCATGAGGCCGGGCACGACGTCTCGCTCCTCGCCCGGGGCAAGCGCCTGGCCGCCCTGCGCCGGCACGGCGTGCAGCTCGCCGAGGAGGACAGCCCGGCCGTCAGGCGGGTACCGGTGCCGGTGGTCGAGCACCCGGCCGGCGGGTACGACCTGATCGCGGTCTTCGTCCGCACCCATCAGGTTGACGCCGTGCTGGAGTCACTCGCCGGTCTCGAAGGCGACGTGCTGTTCCTGCTGAACTGGGCGGCCGGCGCGGAGCCGCTGGGCGCGGTGATCGGCCCCGAGCGGGTGCTGCTCGGCTTCGGCACGGCCGGCGGCACGATGGACGGCGACGTGGTCCGCTACCGCGCTCCAAACTTCATGACCCGCCGGATCGCGACGCCGATCGGCGAACCCGACGGCCGGACCACCCCGCGACTGGAACGGATCGTGGCGGCGTTCCGGACCACCGGGATCAACGCCAGGGCCGAGCCGAAGATGGATGCCTGGCTCAAGACGCATGCCGCGTTCGAGGTCCCGCTCGGGCAGGCGGTGCACACGGCGGGCGGCCCGGTAGCGCTGGCCGACGATCCGGACGCGGTCCGCGGCATGCTCCGCCTCATGCGGCAGAACCTGGCCGCCATGCCGACGCCGCCGGTCCCCCGCGGGTTCGCCGCGTTGCAGACCCTGCCGGAAGGACTGCTCGTGGCCACGCTGCGGCGCTTCCTGCGCAGCCCGACGGCCGTACACAGCGGACTCAGCGACGCCTCGCCCGCGACGGTGGCCGAACTCGCGCGGCTGGCCGAACAGATCCGCGCCCATACGAGAATCCGGTAG
- a CDS encoding ABC transporter permease, with translation MSPATYALTDSWTMTRRELARWGRQPVAVVVNLVFPVMLLLMFGYLVGGGRGVSGEYVDYLVPGMLALTMAFGLEGTMIAVTQDLNKGVVDRFRSLPMTNGAVLVGRSAADMLQSALGLAVLIGVGYALGWRAHGAPGGFLGAVGLLLLFRFAMLWIGIFLALVAGKPELVQAVQILVWPVGFLSNAFATPDSMPGWLGTVVEWNPMSQTATAVRDLFGGPGGESGHVWAAIAWPLALLAVFFPLAVGRFARLSR, from the coding sequence ATGAGCCCGGCGACGTACGCCCTGACCGACTCCTGGACCATGACCCGCCGCGAACTGGCCCGCTGGGGACGGCAGCCCGTCGCGGTCGTCGTCAACCTGGTCTTCCCGGTCATGCTGCTGCTGATGTTCGGCTACCTGGTCGGCGGCGGCCGGGGCGTGAGCGGCGAGTACGTCGACTACCTGGTCCCCGGCATGCTGGCCCTCACCATGGCCTTCGGACTGGAGGGCACCATGATCGCCGTCACCCAGGACCTCAACAAGGGTGTCGTCGACCGCTTCCGCTCGCTGCCGATGACCAACGGCGCGGTCCTGGTGGGCCGTTCCGCCGCCGACATGCTCCAGTCGGCGCTCGGCCTCGCCGTGCTGATCGGCGTCGGGTACGCGCTCGGCTGGCGGGCCCACGGCGCCCCCGGCGGCTTCCTCGGCGCGGTCGGCCTGCTCCTCCTCTTCCGCTTCGCCATGCTGTGGATCGGCATCTTCCTGGCCCTGGTGGCGGGGAAGCCCGAGCTGGTGCAGGCGGTGCAGATCCTGGTCTGGCCGGTCGGCTTCCTCTCCAACGCCTTCGCCACGCCCGACTCCATGCCCGGCTGGCTGGGCACGGTCGTCGAGTGGAACCCGATGTCCCAGACCGCCACGGCCGTCCGCGACCTCTTCGGCGGCCCCGGCGGCGAGTCCGGCCACGTATGGGCGGCGATCGCCTGGCCGCTGGCACTGCTCGCGGTGTTCTTCCCGCTGGCGGTGGGGAGGTTCGCGCGGCTGAGCCGCTAG
- a CDS encoding ATP-binding cassette domain-containing protein: protein MADTAITVEGARKRYGNKNALDGLDLTVTRGTVHGVLGPNGAGKTTLVRILSTLLRPDAGRVEVAGHDVVAEAYAVRLRIGLLGQHAALDEELGGRQNLEMFGRLHHLGARRARARADELLARFGLSDTGRKPVSAYSGGMRRRLDLAASLITDPEVLFLDEPTTGLDPRGRAEVWDSVRSLVDAGTTVLLTTQYLEEADQLADRISVVDAGRVVADGTADELKAATGGDRVDVVLRDPGHLGAAVALLPLTGVRVDPDRRLLSAPVTDRMAALSGVVRALEEAGIEAEDVALRRPTLDEVFLHLTDRTKEAA, encoded by the coding sequence GTGGCCGACACGGCGATCACCGTCGAAGGTGCACGCAAGAGGTACGGCAACAAGAACGCGTTGGACGGACTCGACCTCACGGTCACGCGCGGCACGGTGCACGGCGTGCTGGGCCCGAACGGAGCGGGCAAGACGACCCTGGTCCGGATCCTGTCCACCCTGCTGCGGCCCGACGCGGGCCGCGTCGAGGTGGCGGGACACGACGTCGTCGCCGAGGCGTACGCGGTGCGGCTGCGCATCGGCCTGCTCGGCCAGCACGCGGCGCTCGACGAGGAGCTGGGCGGCCGGCAGAACCTGGAGATGTTCGGCCGCCTGCACCACCTGGGCGCCCGGCGGGCACGCGCGCGTGCCGACGAACTGCTCGCGCGCTTCGGCCTCTCCGACACCGGCCGCAAGCCGGTCAGCGCCTACAGCGGAGGCATGCGGCGCCGCCTGGACCTGGCCGCGTCCCTCATCACCGACCCGGAGGTGCTCTTCCTGGACGAGCCGACCACCGGCCTCGACCCGCGCGGCCGCGCCGAGGTGTGGGACTCGGTCCGCTCCCTGGTCGATGCCGGTACGACGGTCCTGCTCACCACCCAGTACCTGGAGGAGGCCGACCAGCTCGCCGACCGCATCTCGGTCGTCGACGCCGGCCGTGTCGTCGCCGACGGCACGGCGGACGAACTCAAGGCCGCCACCGGCGGCGACCGCGTCGACGTCGTCCTGCGCGACCCCGGCCACCTGGGCGCCGCGGTGGCCCTGCTGCCGCTCACCGGCGTCCGCGTGGACCCCGACCGCCGGCTGCTCAGCGCACCCGTCACCGACCGCATGGCAGCGCTCTCCGGGGTCGTGCGGGCGTTGGAGGAGGCCGGTATCGAGGCCGAGGACGTGGCGCTGCGCCGGCCGACCCTGGACGAGGTGTTCCTGCACCTCACCGACCGCACGAAGGAGGCCGCGTGA
- a CDS encoding PadR family transcriptional regulator encodes MSAIRLLVLGAVRQHGRAHGYQVRNDLEYWGAHEWSNAKPGSIYHALKQMAKQGLLLAHEIAPSTAGGPPRVEYEITGQGTEEYLTLLRDYLTAYDQRPDVLTAALGFMVDLPREEALALLEERVRKIEEWRASVTEYYLPAEGPGQYGHIGEIMNYWVHSADSGAEWTRGLIERVRGGAYTFAGEGEPFVGVLAEGEENPFAAGRPHHGDAR; translated from the coding sequence ATGTCAGCGATCCGTCTCCTCGTGCTCGGCGCCGTCCGCCAGCACGGGCGGGCCCACGGGTACCAGGTGCGCAACGACCTGGAGTACTGGGGCGCGCACGAGTGGTCCAACGCCAAGCCCGGCTCGATCTACCACGCGCTGAAGCAGATGGCGAAACAGGGGCTGCTCCTCGCGCACGAGATCGCGCCGTCCACGGCGGGCGGCCCGCCGCGGGTGGAGTACGAGATCACCGGGCAGGGCACCGAGGAGTACCTCACCCTGCTCCGTGACTACCTCACCGCCTACGACCAGCGGCCGGACGTGCTCACGGCGGCGCTCGGCTTCATGGTCGACCTCCCGCGCGAGGAGGCGCTCGCCCTGCTGGAGGAGCGGGTGCGGAAGATCGAGGAGTGGCGCGCCTCCGTCACCGAGTACTACCTGCCCGCGGAGGGGCCCGGCCAGTACGGGCACATCGGCGAGATCATGAACTACTGGGTCCACTCGGCCGACTCGGGCGCCGAATGGACCCGCGGCCTCATCGAACGCGTGCGGGGCGGCGCGTACACCTTCGCGGGCGAGGGCGAGCCGTTCGTCGGTGTGCTGGCGGAGGGCGAGGAGAACCCCTTCGCGGCGGGGCGGCCGCATCACGGGGATGCCCGCTAA